GAGAGCCAGCATGTCCTAGGACTCTAACCTGACTCTGGGCCATCCTAGGCCGTTCTAAGGAAAGGGTGGAACTCGGGGCCACTAGAGCGAGCAGAAGCGAAGCCCAGCCAGGGgagcctgctttcttcctttcttcctaccaCATGCCCCAGGACTCTTCCTGTACCCACAGcctctgaccccacccccatcctatcTAGGGATACAAGATGGACGACCTGCTCACTTCATACGTACAGCAGATCCTGAGTGCAGTGAACAAACATCGGGGCTTCAGGGCCAACCCCTAAGGGGTCCCATCTGCACCCATCTTCCATGCCGGCCTTCTACCCACTTCTCAGCATGCCTGATTGCCCCTCCTGGGCGTTCCCTGCAGAAGCCAACGAAGGTCTCAAGCCTCCTGGCAGGTGGTGGGCAGCTCCCTGAATCTGCAATAAAAATCCACCGAGCAGGAGGGAGTATGGGTCTCTGAGGGGAAGCGGGGATGGATGCGAAGCAGGCAGCTGGTCTGAGAGACACTCCACCCACCAGAAGGTCTCATCCAGAAAAAGCAAAAGGCACTGTGACTTTTCCTAAACCAGAGGCCAAACATATCCCTGGAGATCCCGCTTCCTGGGCCCTCCAGATGGTCTTCTCCCATCCATGATCCATGTGGGTCACTGGGAGGCCTGCTGTGCTCTCAGGAGGGCTGGGTGGAAAGTGGGAGCCAATGGAACTGAACAGGGCTTTGGAGACCTGTCCAGTTGACAGGCCCCGAGAAACACCCTACCACCATCTGCTCACCAAGCTAGCCAACGTGGTCACCTCCATCTAGGCCCGAGGAGTCCTGGCTGATTCTGTCTATAAGTCCTGGTGGTAGCCAATGTGGAGAACCTGAACccctcctgtctgcctctctggtgtGTCTCTTAGTACTGATCATCCCAGCAGGAAGAGCTTTATAGCACCACGCTCCTCCACCCTTCCCACAAACCACACGCACACTCCAAGAATGTGAATCAGCCTTCATTGTGCAAGTATGTGACCACTTTTGGGTCTGAGATGGCCAGGGCGATGTGCTCCTGGGAAGTGGGACCCCCAGCTGTGGTGGGCAGCTGGGAAGCTTTCTGTGAGGTTTCCCGAGTAGTGAAGGCGATGGGGGTCCCAGCCCTCTAGCTGGTTCATCCCGGAGGTGGGTTTGCTGACACAGTGTAAGCACAGCTACCTACTGTGGTTGAATAACTGAAGGGTACTCCCCTGAAGCCTCTGTCTGCATGGTGCTGGCCCTGGGGCTGGGTCAGCTTCTCAGAGGAGGTATCAGGCTGGGATCAGCGGGCCAAGCAAGTGGCAAATCATCCTGCCCCAGTTTGTCCCAGTCCCTGGAGGTTGTGGGTCCGGGAGGAAATGCTTGTGACGTGGGCCAGGCCTCAGCACAGAAGAGAGGACTACATAGCCCGAAGTGGACTGGAAACAAAATTCCCCCCGGAGGAGGGGCTGCAATGGAGGAGAAGTGGGAGGTGGCTAGCAGGACTTGGGGCAGGAGGGTGAGGGCTAAGGTTCTGCAGGCAGGCAAGGAGGCCAAGGACCTTCAGACTGAGTTGACGCCCACAGGCTTAGGCTGGGCCTTGCGGGAGCTCAGGTCGGACAGCTTCTTCAACCTCTTCTTCAGTTCCAGGGGGAACCTTTCATAGCATCTCTTACACACAGGCTTCATATCGAACTCCACAAACTTGTTCCTGCAGACAAGACCCCAGCAGTCTATGCCCTACCCACTCTGACCCCAGACAGTAGCCCAGACAGCAGCTGCCAGCCCTCTGCCCTCCCAGCCCCGCCTGTCACAGCCAGCAGGCTGGATTCCAGGGAAGGATGTTAGCCAAAGGGcactgaggaagaagagatgagCCTAGGTCTCCCTGGGCTTCTCTTCATAGCCCTCTGTGACTCTCCATTGCTCTTGAAAGCGAGAGCCCTACCTCACCTCACAGTTCCAGCCACTCTTTACCCCCCTAGGCTTCATGGGAGAGGCAGCCACCTGAAGACTGCTTTCACATATGCTGTTCCCTGACACAGAATGTTTTTCCCCAAAGCCCAGGTTCCTTGGGTGTAACTGCAAGAGAACTTCATCGCTCTCTGAGATCCCTGGTCTACCTCATCTGCCTGGCATTCTTCTGCCTCACACAGGGCTTGCCTGAGGCCGCAGTTCAGGGAAAGCGAGCTAGAAAGTCAAGGCTGCCAAGTGCCCACCACTACTCACTTCAGAGTGAGCTTCATGTTGCAGGCGGAACAGGAGAAGCAGTTCACACACCAGGCTTTGCTGAGGGCCGACACCACTGAGAGGCCAGACATAGAATTAGCAGGTCCCATCCAAGCCAGCTGCAGGCCCAGCTGAGCCAGATGAGCCTGCAGCTGTGGGACAGCCACCCCCCCCCACTACCAACCACAATTCCTCCACTCCCCCACATCCCCCaaaccctctcccaccccactgccccTCCCACCACCGGGAGAACAGACTGGTTGGGagaaagcaagggaggaaggGGCTTGGGGACAGAGGCCTCACCGTCACCCTCAATCACATGACTGCAGTTGTAGCAGACATCCCCAAAGAGCTGTAGACAAAGAGCAAGCCGTCAGCACTACCCACAGATAGAACAACCTCCTCCTGAGCCCTTTCTGAGGATGCCCAGATCACTGGAAGCACTCCCCAGAGAGTGCCACAGGTCGAGACATTGCTCCCCAAAGCTCCCATTGCTCCCTTTGATGTCTCCTACCCAAGTCCTGCAAGAGTGAGGGACAGTGTGGGACCTCCTCCCCTCTGTGAGCCTCTGAGGCCGCAGTGGCATATCTATCAAATAAAGACACTGTGTGGACAGCCGCTCATGTCTTACATACAGGCTTCAAGACTCCAAGCTAGAAGCCAAGGCCTGACCACATGCCTGGCTTCTGGCATGCACAATAGACTCCCACTCCCATGAGAGGAAACTGCAAATGCCCAGAGACCCTTGGTAGCATCTCGCCGTGCTTTTCAGAATGTGAGGTGTGTCCCCCAGAGACAGGGCAGCAGAACCCATAGCTATCCCCAGGACCTTCTCCAACGGCCCATCTAAGTACCACTTCTGTGCATGGAGAGGTCTAGACACAGCCCCAGCCCTGCTCTCTCAAGGTCctgagccacccccacccccaccagctcTAGCCCTGTGTCTTTGTAGGATCTGTCCCAGGCCATACCTGGTTGTAGTGGGTCTCACAGTATGCTAGGCCTTTCTTCTCATAGTGCCGGTGCCCCAAGAATGGCTTCTCGCACTTGGCGCAGACAAAGTGCTGGAGGAAAGAGGGTGTGGCTTGCAATATTAGGGCTGCACCAGGGACCccagaagacagggaagggggatgaggcTCTCAGTGGGCAGAACTGACGCCCAGATGGATGCTATCAGAACCAGCTAAACCTGTGctggcctctttctttctcttctttctttctttctttctttctttctttctttctttctttctttctttctttctttctttctttctttctttctttctctcttttcttgagacagggtctttttcaGGTCCTTCCAGGATATTTTCAGAGTCACTGTAGTCAAGGGTAATATTGACCTTTTGATCCTCTCAAGAGGCAGGATGTCAGACATGCAGGATTACAGtacagggaactgaactcaggtccttgtgcatgtaaggcaagcgctctacccacaGAGCCGCATTGCCagtcctcctcctcatccttgaACGTGTCAATAATATCCTCTGTCACTGGATCCTGCTTGGCAAACAGCTCGTGAGCTCTGCCCTGATATTAGTGGGCACCACCTGTTTCTATGCTCCCCCACCACAAAGCCCACATAGTCTAAGAAACATATCCTGTCCTTTGGAGCTTGTGTGAACATGGAATTCCCAAGAGTCAAGGCCGCACATCCCACAGCCTTTGTTAATGGACACGGAGATGACCAGGCCACTGGAGCTGCAAGCACTCTTCCCAATGTATCCCTAAGGGTATAATGGTACTCAGGGCATGAGCGAGAGCTGACCCAGGAGCCCACCAGCTCCCTGTCTATGTGGAACTGCACCTAACAGTTCCCGTCGTGCACAGTCCCACAGGGTGCTCTGGGTGGACAGTGTCTAAGGTATGCTCTTGACTCTAGAACCTTCCAGAATGCAGAGATAAGAGGTAAGGTGACTGGGGCTGCCTGAGCATGGCCTGTGGGCTCTGGCCTCCTGGCTCCCGTGGACTTCCTAGCTAGAACAAGGAGAGATTGCTCCCAGAGAGAGGTTTTCAGTGGGAATCAGTTAGCGCATGGCCTGGGATGGGGTTCAGAGGAAATGTGAATGAGGCTTAAATCTGGGCCCGCTCCATGCTCACCTCCACGTGCCACTGTTTGCCCAGCGCATTGACCACACGGCCCTCAATGGGCCGGCGGCAAGCCCCGCAGATGGGGATGCCCATCTTGTCGTGGCAAGGCAGGCAGTAGAGCTCACCCTTCAGCTCTCGGGCATCAGAGGTCAGCTCCTTCCTGGAAGACAGCACAGAACCCCCTCAGGTCCGGTCCCACCTATCTGTAGGGCCACTACAACTCTTAGTCCAGGGTAGTGTGCCTGAGGCCCCTGCTCTGGCTCAACCAGATCACGCAAATCTCTGGAGACTTCCTGTGTGCCCCCCAGACAGGCCCCAGAGCACGGAATCCGCCACCCAGGCCTGCAGGAAGTGCCTGtgttctgtccatttagtttccCTAGATAAAGCTCTGTTTCCCCTCATTCCCTCTAAAGCAGGCTGTGTGTCCAGGGCAAGCACAGAAGGAGACCAGGGACTGCAGAAGATCCTcggcttctctctcctctctctcctctttctcttctctctcccctctttctcctctctctactctctcccctcttcaacaccaccaccaaccctACAGTCTctactctttcctctctgtcgCATCTACTCCTGCAGTCCAAAGGTTTCCCCTGAACAGAGTCCGGACAAAGGAGCCTGCCACCTCCTCCCGCCATCACGCCGAAGCTCTCTGCCTCATGCACTCAGCACCCTCTATGCCTACCTTGTTGGCCTCTGTCCTGGGTGAGAGTCCCAGTAGCCCCGTTCTGTGACAGCCAGCATTGCCTTTGCCACGCACAAGGCCAGAGCCGGGCACCTACCCACAGTGGGAGCAGCTGAAGTGGTCCGGGTGGTAGGGATCATTCTTGAACATGAGGGGCTGCTCATCAATGGTGAGGTGACACCTCTGGCAGATGAATTTGCCCAGGCCCTTGGCCTTCTCACGGTTGTGGCAAGGCCGGCAGAGGTGCCTGTAGGAGGTAAGAGAAATGTCAGAAGAGccatcttccctctgcctcttcccagAACCGCCCAGCCATCTCCTGGGAAAGTAAGACTAGAACCCCGGTTGTGCCCTCAGTGGCATCTGGGTAACCCAAAGTGAGCAAGGGGAAGGCAGGGGAGGATTCTGAAAGGGATGCTCTTCTTGTACACTCAGCAAAAGCCTGTGGGGCAggtaagatggctcaacaggtaacggcacttgccaccaaccctaataacctgagtttgaaccctaaCGCCCATGTGCTGGAAAACATACGTGTCCACTAGGACGCCTGTACTCGCTGCCTTTGGGGAGTATGCTCTTTCCCAAGGCTTCCTGAGCCTAGGACGTTGTGTGACACAGAAGGGACATTTTTAGCCGCCATTTGCTGAAAGACTGGTCTTACTTTTCACATGTCTTTTAGCGCAAGCCACAGTGAATGCGAGCCTTAGAGCATCACAGTGCGTGACAGAGCAGCCGAATCCACGCGGGCTCACGCGCCCCTCCCTTCGGGGTCTGCCGGATGAAGAGGGACCCTAATGCTCACAAGCGCTTTCTGTCTTTATAGACAAGTAAAGCTGTGTCACACGGAGGCTCCTGAGCCCAGCTACTGTCACCACAGAGTCCTTTTTGTGAAGTCATTTCTGATTCTGCTCCTTGCCCTGAGCAACAGCTGTGGTCTTAACAGAGAAGGAAATCAACACAGGTTCTGTTTCCTCGTCATTGCGGGTGCAAAGAATTTAGATTCAGAGTCCTCAGGCGAAGATGCACAAAACCCCGTCCAGTGTCCCTCGATCCCCAGGCCCCGCCTGTCACTCCAATAATGTAGTCCTACTGGACCTGGCTCTCCTTCCCAAGCTCCAACAATCCACTGGGGCAGCTCTCCACCTGTCACTGGCCTTCGCAGCCAACTGACCCTGGGTCCTTTCAGTGTGTGCATACGTATGTGctgtgtatacatatttgtgtggATTGTGCACCCGTGCATGCggatgtgtgtgcaggtatgtgtgcatgtgttaaggccagaggtcaatcttgGGTCAAACTTCTCCATTGTTCTCCATCTTACTTTTTTGACTCAGGGCTTCTCACTGAATGTGGAACTTGCCACCTTGGCTAAATTAGCCAATGAGCTCtaagagacctgcctgtctccatctccccagtctcaggCTATAGTCACATGTCATCATGCTAGGCCTTACATGGGTGCGAGCGAGTTTGTATGCTTTCAGAGCATAACTGGgccgtctccccagcccacacCATTAGCCCATTACGTAGGCTTGTCACAGAGATTGACTGCTCCTCCTAGCCAGGTGGATCCCCTGCTACCTCTGTGTTGTTGGGAATTTGGCTGCGAAAATGACTCTCTTCTTGCCTTGGGTCTTATCTTCCTAGTGTAGCCCAGTGCTTAAGGCCCAAGCAAGCTTTCTGTTGCTACTTGCTAACCTGCTGACTTACCTCCACTGGACCATGGATACCTGTCACTGAGAAGTAGCTCAGGGTCAGTGTATTGAATACGTGAGTGAAGGAGAGAGGCGGCAGACATAATCTCTTTGTGACAACAGGACCAAGCAGAAGCCAGGACCAGTGTCCAAGTCTTCCTACC
The window above is part of the Rattus rattus isolate New Zealand chromosome 15, Rrattus_CSIRO_v1, whole genome shotgun sequence genome. Proteins encoded here:
- the Lims2 gene encoding LOW QUALITY PROTEIN: LIM and senescent cell antigen-like-containing domain protein 2 (The sequence of the model RefSeq protein was modified relative to this genomic sequence to represent the inferred CDS: deleted 2 bases in 1 codon); the encoded protein is MTGSNMSECLADAMCQRCQARFAPTERIVNSNGELYHEHCFVCAQCFPAFPEGLFYEFEGRKYCEHDFQMLFAPCCGFCGEFVIGRVIKAMNANWHPGCFRCELCDVELADLGFVKNAGRHLCRPCHNREKAKGLGKFICQRCHLTIDEQPLMFKNDPYHPDHFSCSHCGKELTSDARELKGELYCLPCHDKMGIPICGACRRPIEGRVVNALGKQWHVEHFVCAKCEKPFLGHRHYEKKGLAYCETHYNQLFGDVCYNCSHVIEGDVVSALSKAWCVNCFSCSACNMKLTLKNKFVEFDMKPVCKRCYERFPLELKKRLKKLSDLSSRKAQPKPVGVNSV